CGGAAGCTCTTCGACGTGGCGAGGAGGTACACCGCCTCGAGCAGGTTCGTCTTGCCTTGCCCGTTGTCGCCCGCGAAGACGTTGAAACCCGGGGCGAGCGCGACCTCCACCTCCGCGAGGTTCCGGAGCGCGTGCGTCGCGAGGGTCTCGAGGACGAGGGGGCGCAGCCGAGCCTCGGCGCGCTCAGATGCGCATGGGCATGACGACCGCGAGGAAATCGCGCTCCGCCGGCTCCCCGTCACCCGGTCGGAGCACCGCCGGATCGAGCTCGCCCGAGAGGTTCAGCGTGACCTCCTCGGTGGTGAGCGCCGCGAGCACGTCCAGGAAGTACTTCGCGTTGAAGCCGATCGCGATGGGCGCCCCGGCGTAGTCGACGGGCAGCTCGTCGAAGCCCTCGCCGCTCTCAGGGGACTCGCTGGAGATGCGCAGCGTGCCGTCCTGGAGCGAGAGCTTCACGCCGCCGGTCCGCTCGTTGGCGGCGACGGAGACCGCACGCAGAGCCTCGGTGAAGGCCGTCCGCGGCGCGCGCACGCTCTTCGCGAACGACTTCGGGATCACCTGCGAGTACGGGGGAAACTGCGCATCGACGAGCTTCACGCTGAACGTCATCGACCCGGCCTGGAAGAAGGCCGACGAGCCGCTCTGCACGATGGTGAGCTGCGGTCGCTCGGACTTCGTGTCGCGCGCCTCGCTCAGCACCTCGTCGCACAGCCGGCGGAGCTCGTGGATCGCCTTCAGCGGGATCAGCATCGTCGCCGACGCCTGCCGCCCGACGACCTTGACCTCCATCTTCGAGAGACGGTGCCCGTCGGTCGTGACCATGCGGACGACCTCGCCCTCCCACTCGAACAGCGCCGAGTTCAGGTGCGCGCGGGTCTCGTCCGTCGAGATCGAGAAATGAGTCTTCGCGATGAGCTCCGCGAGGACGTCGACCTCGATGGCGAGCGAGGGGGCTCCCTCCGCGGGCTGCGGGAGCGGCGGGAAATCGCCGCCCGGCATGCCTCGCAGGGTGTAGCGCCTCGCGCTGCCGACGGCGCGCATCGTGGCCTGGCCGTTGTCCTTGTCGCTCGTCGCGAGCTGCACGGGCCCGTCGGGCATCATCTTGACGCGGTCGACGAGCTCCTTCGCAGGGATCGCCATGCTGCCGGGCTTCGTGATCTCCGCCGCGAGGGTGCCGCTGAGGCCCAGGTAGAGATCGGTGGCCGAGAGACGCAGCGCGCCCGCGCCGCCCGCCGTGAAGAGCACGTTCGACAACACGGGCATCGTGCTCTTGCGCTCTGCGACCCCCTGCATGCGGGCCGCGAGTCTCAGGAGATCTCTCTTTGCGACGGTCAGTTCCATGGCGGCCGACTTAGGTGCCCTTATTCCGCGCGACCGTCAAGGGGCAGCGGTCCGTGACGGCGGGTGGCCAGACGCCGTGTGGAGACGCGCCCCCACACCTGCAGGTGTGGCTCTCTTCTCAGAGAGAGATGTATTTAGAAATATAGGGGTGAAAGAAGGCCCTGTGGACGAGGTGGGAAAGCCAAACATCGGAGCATTTTCGAACACTTCGAGACGTCACAGGGGCTGAACAACTCGGGGAGCCAGCCTGGGGAGGGTGCTGTGGGTACTCCTACGACAGCGCCCCCACGGGTTCCACACCGCCCTCGCGAGCAGCTTTCCCACACCCGGGCGGGTGCCTGCCCGGTCGCCCTCGAGCGGGAGCCGGCGCCCGCCCCGCGCCCGCTCCGTGCTTCCCCTTACGCGGGGACGCCCGGGGCCTGGCGCGGGCCGTCGCCCGGCGCCGCGACGCCCCCATCGCGGAGCGCGCGGGCGAGGCGCTCGAGCAGCTCTCGGCGGGTGCGAGCGTAGGTCTTGGGCCCCACGTCACCCGCGCGGTGGGCTCGCTCGAGCTCGGCGAGCTCGGCGAGCAAGGTGGTCGTCATCGCGGGGTCCTCGCCGCGCGCGCTGCGTCGGCGGGTGGGTCGTCGCCTCGCGGCGAACGCCACGGCGATGGCGCCTGCCACGGTGCCGAGCGCGAGCGACGAGGCGATCCAGCGCGCCGGGCCCACTGTAGGGAGATCGCGGATCTCCACCGTGACACGCCCGAGCGGGGTCTCGTCGCGGCGCAGCTCGCGCTCGGTGACCAGCACCCGCTGGCCCTGGTTGTCGGTGCGAGACTGCGCGACGGGGAAGCCGTCGACGACGAGCTTCATCTGGCTCGACGCGGGCGCCATGATCCGCGCCTGCGCGAGGTTCGGGGGCATCCCCGCGAGAAGCGAGACGTCGCGCGTGCCGTTGTAGGGGATCTGCCAGCGGAACTCGAGCTCGTGGCGGCCGGGGGCGAACGTGCCGCGCACGCGGGCGCCCTTCTTTGGCGCGGGCGCGCTGTCGATCACGACGTCGCTCATTTGCTGCTGCGACGTGAGCGCCGTGAACTCAGGGGGCAGCCCAAGCGCGAAGTCGCGGGGCACCCACGCGACCTTGCCGAAGTTGTAGAGCGTGATGGCCTCCTGGACCTGCACGCGGTCGTCCTTCATTTCCACGTAGAGGATGGCCTGGGAGACGACGAGCAGGTCCCCGAGCTCGTGCACCACCGGGTAGACGTGCAGCACGCACTGGACGCCCTTGTCCGAGGGGAGCTGGAACGGCGGGACCGCGAACGTCGCGCCGTCCTTCACCACGGTCGCGCGGTAGGCGAGGAGCTGCCCGCGGTCCTGGTCGCGGAGCGTGCAGACGCCGTCGGCGTCGGTCAAACACTCGACGCGCCGTCGGCTCTCGCCCTTCGCGACGCTGTTGTTGATGATGCCGATGGTGACCGCGGTGCCGGGCAGCGGCTTGCCGTCGGGGTCCTTCACGTGGATGCGCAAGGTGCCCGCAGGCAGGCTCGGATCGGGCTCGGCGGTGTCGGGAGGCGGCTGGAACACCCCGGGAGGTGCGCCGCCGGCGCCGCCGTTGGCGTGGCCGTGGCCGTCCGGTGGCGAGCTGTCGTCTTGGGGCTCGTCGCCGTGAGGCGTGGCCGCGGGCGCCTTGGCGCTCGCGACCGCGGACGCGCTGGCGGACGCCGAGGAGCCCGGTTTGCCGGCGTCGGCCGCGAGGCAGGGTGGGCAGACGAGGGCGGCCAGCGCCACGCCAGCGAGGAGCGAGGAGGCGCGTAAGAAACGAAAACTAAACATCTTTACCGCCTTCCTCGGGGGCGTCCGCGGCGCGCTCCGGGGCCACGGGCGCGGCCGCGTCCACGGGGCTGTCGGGCTGCGCCACGGGGCCTTCGACCGCCGCCGCCGCGCCGGCCAGCGGGCCGCCGCAGGCCTTGCAGAAGCGCGCGTCCGGCTCGTTGGAGCCCTCGCAGGCCGGGCAGGTCACACGGCTCCGAGTGATCGAGGCTGGGTCCTCCACGTCTTTCGTCATGGCCTCGTCCTTCGCCAGGGCGTCGTCTTTGGCCTGGTCCACGCGCCCCGGCGCGCGGAACGGATCGCCGGTGAGGCCGATCTTCGCGAAGTGCTTGGCCACGAGGCGCTCGGCCACCGCGAGGTGGGGCTCGAGCGAGTCGTCCATCTCGCGCATGAGGCCTTTGATCTCCTCGCGAAATGTGGCCGCGAGCGCGGCGTAGTCGCGCGCGTCGATCTTGCCGATGGCGTGCTCGCTCTCGAGGTCCTTCAAGGCGCGGAGCAGCATGCGCTTCCGGTCCGCCAGCGCGTCGATTGGCGACGCCATCGAGGCGTGCTCGAGCTCCTCGGAGAGGGGCGCGTCGCCGGTGAGCGTGCGCAGGCTGCCCCAGAAGAGCGCGATCGTGCCGAGCAGGGTGCCCGCCGCGAGCACGAGGATCGCCGGCCCCATGCTGAGAGCCACTCCCACCACGCTCGCGGCGAACACGGTGGTGAGCGGGATCGCGAGCGCGGCGCCGAAGGCGAGCTTGCGCTCCTCGAGCGCGGCGCGCGCGGCGGCCTCCTCCTCGACCGCCGCCTGAGCGAGGTGCTCTTTCGAGGGTCTTGGGGCCTTCTTTCGCTTCGGCGGGCTCCGCGGGCTCTCGCCGTCGGGTTCGTGCTCAGGCGTCATCGAGACCTCGCAGCTCCTCGTCGAGGCGCGCGTCGTAGCCGTCGAGCTTCGCGTCCTTCGCGTCCTTCGCGTCCTTCGTGTCGCCTGCGCCCTCCACCGCGGCGGGCGCCGAAGGGTCGGCCGTGCGCCAGCGCCGGAGCATGAAGCCGAGCCCGATCGCGCCGCCGCCGATGACCGCGAGCGGGGCGATGTAGATGGCCCTCATCGCGCCCGTGTTCGGCGGGATGGCGAGCGACTCGCTGCCGTACTCGGCGGCGTATTCGGCCACGATCTGGTCTTTGGTGACGCCCGCCGCGAGCTTCTCGCGGAGCCGCGCGCGGGTCTCGTCGGCCTCGCCGCAGCCGCACGTGGAGAGCAGATCCCGCGCGCAGGTGCCGCACATGCAGCGCAGCGCGCCGAAGACCTCTTTCTCCTTCTCGTTCTCGATCTTCACCGTG
This genomic stretch from Myxococcales bacterium harbors:
- the dnaN gene encoding DNA polymerase III subunit beta gives rise to the protein MELTVAKRDLLRLAARMQGVAERKSTMPVLSNVLFTAGGAGALRLSATDLYLGLSGTLAAEITKPGSMAIPAKELVDRVKMMPDGPVQLATSDKDNGQATMRAVGSARRYTLRGMPGGDFPPLPQPAEGAPSLAIEVDVLAELIAKTHFSISTDETRAHLNSALFEWEGEVVRMVTTDGHRLSKMEVKVVGRQASATMLIPLKAIHELRRLCDEVLSEARDTKSERPQLTIVQSGSSAFFQAGSMTFSVKLVDAQFPPYSQVIPKSFAKSVRAPRTAFTEALRAVSVAANERTGGVKLSLQDGTLRISSESPESGEGFDELPVDYAGAPIAIGFNAKYFLDVLAALTTEEVTLNLSGELDPAVLRPGDGEPAERDFLAVVMPMRI
- a CDS encoding Ig-like domain-containing protein, whose protein sequence is MFSFRFLRASSLLAGVALAALVCPPCLAADAGKPGSSASASASAVASAKAPAATPHGDEPQDDSSPPDGHGHANGGAGGAPPGVFQPPPDTAEPDPSLPAGTLRIHVKDPDGKPLPGTAVTIGIINNSVAKGESRRRVECLTDADGVCTLRDQDRGQLLAYRATVVKDGATFAVPPFQLPSDKGVQCVLHVYPVVHELGDLLVVSQAILYVEMKDDRVQVQEAITLYNFGKVAWVPRDFALGLPPEFTALTSQQQMSDVVIDSAPAPKKGARVRGTFAPGRHELEFRWQIPYNGTRDVSLLAGMPPNLAQARIMAPASSQMKLVVDGFPVAQSRTDNQGQRVLVTERELRRDETPLGRVTVEIRDLPTVGPARWIASSLALGTVAGAIAVAFAARRRPTRRRSARGEDPAMTTTLLAELAELERAHRAGDVGPKTYARTRRELLERLARALRDGGVAAPGDGPRQAPGVPA